A window of Maioricimonas rarisocia genomic DNA:
GAACGTCGTCGCGGTGGTCAGCATGATCGGTCGAAAGCGACGAATGCCTGCCTGTGAGATCGCCTCCATAGCCGACTGCCGGTCGCGACGCCGATTGGCGTAGTCGACCATAATCAGCGAATCGTTGACGACGACTCCCGAAAGAGCAATGACGCCCATGAGGCTGACGATCGACAGGTCGTAGCCGAGCACGATGTGGCCGATCACCGCCCCGACGATTCCGAAGGGAATGGCCACCAGCACGATCAGCGGTTGAATGTAGTCTGAAAATGCGATGGCCAGCAGCGCGTAAATCACGACCATCGCCAGCCCGAAGTATCCCCAGAGCGACGCGGTGGCCTCGCGCATCTCGGCATCGCTCCCCTGGAAGGTCCAGGTGAGGCCGGGGTAGTTCTCGCGCAGCTCCGGCAGCTCCTTTGTCCTGAGGGCATTGATCATCTGAGAAGTCGCCCGCTTCGGCTCGACGTCCATCGAGACGTTGACCACTCGCCGGCCGTTTCGCCGATTGATCGACGTAAACGCCTCATCGATTTCGACGTCGGCGACATCGAGCAACGGCACCTCAGTACCGCCGGGCGTGCGGATGATGAGATCTTCCAGGTGATGGATGTCCTGGCGCTGCTCCTCGGGCAGCTTGACGCGGACCTCGATTTCGTTCGTTCCCCGCAGGAGTCGCAGGGCGAGCGAGCCGAAGAAGGCACCACGCAACTGATCGCCCAGTTCGTCGTCGGTCAACCCCAGTGCCCGGCCTTCCGGACGCAGAAGGAAGTCGTATTGCGACTTCCCCTTGTTGTAGTTGTCGCTGACGTCACGGGTGTTGGTAAAGCTCTCGGCACGCGCCACCAGGTCCTGCGAGGCCTTCTCCAGCACGTCGATATCGCTGTGGCTGAGATCGATGCTGATGTCCTGACGGAAGCCCCCGGGGCCGCTTTCGGCTTCGAAGGTGACCTGGTCGACGCCGGGCAGGTCGCCGATCTGATCCCGCCAGAGTTCAATCACCTCGTTGGCGGTGATGTCGCGCTCGTCCGGTGGCTTCATCACGATTTCGACGTCGATGAAGTTCCCGCGGCGAACGTTGGTCTTCACACCCTGAGCCACTTCGTGGAGGTTCTGTTCGTCGAACATCCGCAAGGTGGCTTCGGTCACCACGGCGGCGATCTCGGCCGCCTGATCCGGAGTCGTGCCGACCGGCATTCGGACACCCGCTTCGATCTCGTCGGCAGAGACTTCGGGCATCAGAATCATGCCCATGTGGGTGCTGGTTGCGTAGCCTCCGACGATGACAAACAGGGCCAGCGCTGCTGAAGCCGTGACGTATCGCCACCGCAGACAGAACCGGAGGATCGGCTGGTAAATGATCTCGACGACGCGGCTGAACCCCCTGCTGAAGGCCTGCTGGGCGCCATGGAGCCGGCTGCCAAGGCTGTGCGGCTTTTTACCGGCTTCCTGCGCGTGCGCCAGGTGTGCCGGCAGAATGAACAGCGATTCAATGAGCGACAGCGACAAGACAATGATCACCACGATCGGCAACGGCCCCCAGAATTTGCCGGTCTCGCCGGGAATAAACAGCAGGGGGACGAAGGCGACGATGTTGGTGAGAATGCTGAAGATCACCGGGCCGGAAACCTCGCGCGTGCCTTCGATGGCGGCTTTCAGGTAGTGACGTTCTTCCTGCCGCTTTTCGTAGACGTTCTCGCCGACGACCACGGCATCGTCGACCACGATGCCCAGCACGACGAGGAAACCGAAAAGGGAGATCATGTTCACGCTCTCCCCGGCCACGGGGAGGAACAGCAATCCGCCGATGAAGGAGACGGCCATGCCGACCATCACCCAGAACGCCAGGCGGACCTCGAGAAACAGCGAGAGGATCAGCAGCACGATGACCACCGCCAGCACCGCGTTCTCCATGACGAGAGTGAGCCGGCGGTTGAACTCTTCGGCGTTGTTGCTGTCGATCCGCCATTTCACGCCCGGAGGCAAGGCGCTTTCAAACTCCTTGAGCGTCTGTGTGACGGCTTCGGCCACGTCGATCGGCGATTGCGAGCCGACCCGATAGACGTTCAGCTCGGCCGCGGGCGTCTGGTCGAACTGCGGGTGAAAGCCCCCCTCCTCGAATCCGTCGCGGATCGTGGCGATGTCGCCCAGCAGCACGGCAGAACCATCGGAGCCGGAGACCACTTCCAGCTCGGCGAATTCGTCTGCCCGCTGCCGCCGGCCTCTCACCCGCAGCAGAACTTCACCAGCGGTCGTCTGCACGGCTCCGGCTGCGACGTCCTGGCTCGATGCCCGAATCGTCTGGGCGATGTCCGGTAACGTCAGGCCGTACTCGCGGAGCCGTTCGCGCGGGATCTCGACGTGCGTGACATACTCCGGCGGATCGTCCAGATCGACCTGCGTAATCTGCTCGCGGGCCAGCAACTGATCGCGGAGCTGCTCCGCCAGTTGGCGCAGCGTCCAGGCATCGACCGGACCATACAGGTTGATCTGCATCACTTCCTGCTGCTCGGACTGCAGGCTGACTTCCGGTTGCTCGATGTCATCCGGAAACGTCTGGATGCGACTGACCGCCTGATCGATGTCCTGAAAAGCCAGCATCCGATCCCGGCCGGCGACGAGCTCGATGAGCATCTGGCCGCGGCCTTCCCGCGCTTCGCTGGTGATCTCGCGAATCCCCTCGATTCCGCGCACTGCTTCCTCGATGGGACGGAGGATGCCCTGCTCGACCTCTGTCGGGGCGGCACCCGGATAGCCGACGCTGATTTCGACGACGTCCAGCTGAAACTGGGGGAAGACTTCTTTCTGGATGACGAAGGCGGACCAGATGCCGCCACCGAGCAGAATCACCATCAGCAGGTTTGCTGCGATGGCATTGCGCGCCATCCAGGCGATCGGGCCGCTTCCGTGCTGGTTGTCGTCTGGTGCCTGCCGGTTCAATCCGCCGCCTCCGTGTTCAGACTCTCATCCTCGGGTGCGGACTCATTCACCTTTCGCAGGCCGATGCCGTTCGCGACGGTGGCGAGCGTTGTGGTCACGACTTCCTCGCCGCTTTCCAGACCATCTTGGATATAGGCGTGATCCGCATCGCGAAAGACGATGTCGGTCTCACGAATTTCCAGCTTGCCGTCCTTCATCACCCAGACGGTGTCCCGTTCATGGACGTAGTCGCGATCGAGACGAATCACGTCTTCAATTGGCCGGCCATTAATATGTGCCTGCAGCAGCGTGTCGAGGATCAGCGGCGGGCCCTCAGTGTTTCGGGCCAGCGGGTCTTCCACAGTCATCACCACTCGCGCCAGACGCGTCTGTTGATCGAGAGCACCGATCATCCGTGAGACCGTGGCGTGACGCTCCGCGCCGGGAAGCCATGTATTAGGATTGTGCAAAGTCGCGGACGAGCCTTCACCATCCGCTTCAGAAAACTGCACCCAATGCAGGCTGCGGACCGGCACCGTCGCGATAACCCAGTACTTCTCGATCCCAACCAGTCGGGCGAGTTCGTCTCCCGGTGCGACCTGCGATCCGACGTTGACCGAACGACTGAGAATCTGCGCGTCGAAGGGGGCCTCGATTTTCGTGCGATCGAGTTCCAGCTGCGCCCGTGCCACCAGCGCTTTGGCCGCGTCGACCTGCGCACGGATCGATTTGATTTGCGGCTCCCGCAGCACCAGCGAGCGATTCGCTTCCTCGATCGTATCCACCAGCAGATCGAGCTCTTTCCTCGCCAGAGACTGCCGGCCCCGTTCGATTTCCAAAGAGGCTTCGGCCTGTTGCAGCGCACTTTGTCGTTCGGACAGTACGCTGGTGAAATCGGCCGGATCAATCTGCAGCAGCAGGTCCCCTTTCTGCACCATCCCGCCTGGCACGAAGTTCGGCGCGAGTTCGAGGACCTGCCCGCTCACCCGCGGGCTCAGAACAATTTCCTGCGCGGGTTCAACCGAGCCCAGCACCACCAGGCGCGGCCGGTACGTTCCCCGCTGGACCGTAACCGTTTCAACGAGCGCTGCCGACTTCCGCGTGGCCTCGATCTGCTGTGCGGTCGGTTGCGTCTGGTTGATCACCACGATCGTGACTCCCGCCGCTGCGAAGATGCAGAGGCAGGCGACGATCGAGACCAGGATCCGTATCCAGGGGCGTGCTGTTCGTTGCTTGGAATGGACGCTCATCAATGACCGTATGGGGAGGGCCTATACCTAAGTGGTATTGAGGGTTGGGGTCGAAACCGCCGGCCAGCGCCAGGTAAAGCGATATTCGGGTCAGTATTAAATTCAGTCTGGCAGACAGGATGTCCCGCTGCAACCGTTGTTCTGTCGTGGTTGCGGTCAGAACGTCGAGGTACTCCGTTTCGCCGATTTCCTCGCCGAAGCCGAAGTACCGATCTCGCAACTCCTTCGAGGCTTGCCGTGCCAGGTCGTACTGCTTCTGGAGGCTCTCAACCCGCTGACTCTGGTAGTACTCCAGGGCCAGAGCGTCTTCGACCTCGCTGAAGGCCACCAGCACGGTCTGACCGTAATCAGCGATGAGTTGTCGCAGGACGGCATCCGTGCGGTCAATCTCTGCCTGCCGCTGGCCGCCGTCGAGAATCGGGGCGAAGACCTGACCGGCGATCACGAAGACCCAATCCTGCAACAGGTTCGTCGAACGAGTGGCGAGGGTGGTCAGCGAACCACCCAGATCGAGCCGCGGGTACCGATCTGTAATGGCTGCGGCCAGATCACGATCGGCCGCGAGCAACGCCAGATAGTCGCGGCGGACGTCGGGCCGGCGATGGACGAGTCCCGAAGGCAGCCCCGTCGAGGGAAGTGGCTGCAGTGCGGGCAGCGAACTTCCCACATCGTACGTTGCGTCCTGAGGTGGTCGACCTTCCAGGACGGCCAGCCGGTGTTCCAGCACATCGACACGCGAACGGGCAATCACCATCTGTTCGCGCGTCGACTCGACGAGCTGTCGCTGACGCAGGACATCGGCGCTGCCGACCCGTTCATCGCCGCCCCGGAAACGGGTCTCCTGCAGTTTGAGACCGAGGAGGTTCGTTTCAAGCTGTTCGTCGAGCAGTTCGAGTTGAGCGTGTGCTTCGATGAGCGAGAACCAGGCGCGGGCGATCTCGGCTGAGAGCGTCAATGCGATGGCGTGATAATCTTCCCGGGTCGCCGAGGCCCGCAGCCACTCCGCTTCCACACGGGACTCGATCTGGCCCCACAGATCGACCTGGTAGGAAGCATCCAGCCCCAACGAGAAGAGTCCGTCATCGGGGCCGAAACTGCGGAACGTCCCTTCGGCGTTGCTCACACCGTTCAGATCGGGCAGGAGGTCCGACTCTTCACGCCGGGCGAGGGCCGCGGCAGCCCGCAACCGTTGCAGGGCGGAGGCAAGCGTGAGGTTTTCGCCCAGGGAGTATTCGATCTGCCGGTTCAAGTCCCAATTGTTGAACGTTGTCCACCAGCGGTCGGGCGCGGGGACCTCGCCGCTGGACGAGAAGTACGCGGCCTCGATCAACAATGGTTCCGGCGTCTCGTCGTCCGCGCATCCCACACGATTCAACAGCCGCTTGACCCAGCCCTGAGGCGGCGGCGGGACCGGTACGACGATCTGTTCCGTGGCAGTGGCCAGGTTTCCCCCGTCGATGTCCGGGGAATAGGGGGGATAGGCCGGCGGTGGTTCCTGCGATTCCTCGCCACTGGCTACTGCGGGCGGAGGGGCTGCTGCGGGCGGTGGAATCACCAGGTCCGGCAGATCCTGCAGCTTCTGCCAGGAAGCGGGTTCGACTGCGGACGGTCGCGACGGCTCTCCCAGACGGACGACGTCATCTGCAGCGACTTCGGCTGGCGGCGATACGTTCGCCCGGCCCGGGGACGAGGATGCGGTGGTCGGCTGGTCGACCGGAGTTTCCGTGATTCGGAAATGGGGCGCGTATTCTGCCCGACCGTGAGGCGTTTCGGGGGCGGTCCACACTTGTTCGCGACTAAGCGCGCAGCCTGCCGACTGCAGGAGCAGCAGCGCACCCAGAACTGTTGAAACCCGATATCGATGCCACATGTGGCAATTGCCCGCCTCTCGCCCCCAGATGCCGCCGCGCCCTCACAACCGGCGCAATCGGCATAACCGGTCCCGCCGGTTAACGGAAAAATGGGGGCGCGGGGACGAAACAGGGAATTCGTTCGTCGTGAGCACAGGGGCGGGGAGGCGGGCGAGTTCCTTCTTCCACCGGTCGGACGTCTGCTCCGTCAGGCCCGGATTGCGGCAGTGGGGGCAGCGGATGTGACTGGCCGACTGTCGCACCGCGAGCGTCCGCACCCCTACCGCGTCAGGACGAGATTGTCCCGGTGGATGACCTCGGCATACGGAACGCCGCCGAGAGTCTGTCTGGAACTGGCCACACTCCTTCAGGAGTGGATTCCCGGAGCCTCTCATGGTGGCATTGGAGCAACACGCGTTTACTGACGCCTGGTGGAGAATGCAAAAAGCCTCGTCGCGGGAGAAACCCCTCTGGAGGGCAGCCCGGTCTCCATGCCACCTGCTTGAAGAAAGTCTTCAGGAAGCGTGTCACGCCTCCGCAACGTTTGACAGTCAGATTTCAGGTGGCGCTGATCAAGGTGACCTGCCCCCGAATTCTGTACCAGGGGCTAGGAGAGTTCCGGTTGGGGGATGTCGGTGTGCTGTTCTTCTCGAAACAAGACTCCAAGAGGATTTCTTGCAGGCCCATGTACTGCATGCGTGCTCTTGCCGTTGTTTGCGCACTTGCCCCCGTCGCGGCGAGGGCGGAGGTCGTTGTCTACCCGGCCTACGCCGAAACGGATCGCTCACCGCACTATGAGGTCACCGTCACGCAAGGCCGCAGGACGAAAGAATCCTTTACCTTCTTCAGTTCCCTGAAACAGTCGTACCCGGTCTACCGCGCCGACGGGACGAAGGAGAGCACGTTCGATTCTTTCGCGTTTGGTCGTGGTCAGGACATGACCTGCCACTCAGCGACGACGCTCTCGTTCGATGGCGGACCGGTGACCTTCCGCGTTCGAATACGTCCAGGTGCGAAGCACATATCCTTGCCGCTGACCGACGCCCGCATCCTACCGACGTCCTGCAGGATTCCCGCGCGGGTCGTGGGGGGAGACACGATCGTCTTCACCATGCGAAAGCCGGAAAAGGTTGTCGTTGTCCCGAATTATCAGAAGGTGTGGGATCACTACGTTTCGCTTGGCCGCGGCCATGAGCCCGTGAGTCGGCATCAGGACTTCCAACGTGAAATGCGTGCTCCGACCTATCGTGGCCGAAAGCTCCCCAACGGTGAAGGGTTTCGTAATCCGTTGTTCATTCTCGCGCACCTGCCGGAACCCACACGGGACATCCCACCCAAAGACTCCGCGTCCACCCTGGTTGTCCGTCCCGGAGTACGTATCACGCAACGGGATCTGGATGATCATGACGTCGTGTGGTTCACGTCCGGAAAGCACGACCTTTCGACACTCGGCTCCTTTCCAGCCCACGCGGCCCTCCTGCACGACGGCCAGCACATCTATCTTGAAGGTGGGGCGTACGTCATGGCGCGCTTTGGCTACCGGGGAAACCAAACCCGAAACGTCCGCGTGACGGGCCGCGGCGTCTTGTCGGGACGCAAGCATGTTTGGATAACACAGCACGGCGTCGGTGATGTGTTGCCGCGGGTCAATCGGATCTCCGGCATCACAGTGACTGACCGAGCCGCCTTTGGACTGAGCACAAGCCGAAACGCAACGATCGACGACGTCGCGCTTCTCGGCGCCTGGCATCCGAATACTGATGCCGTATCAGTCACCGAAGGGGCCACGGTCGAGAACTGCCTGTTCGTATCTGGTGATGACAGCGTCAAGCTGTTGAAGAACCCGACGGTTCGAAATGTGGTTATCTGGCACGGCGCAAATGCGCATCCGCTGATGGTTCAGGCGAACCAGCCTTACGACTTCAAGAGTGGTCTGGTCGAAGACGTGGATATCATCTGCTACACGGCGCGTCTCAAGGATAACAACGGCGCGTGGCAAAAATGGGCACGCATCAGCGACGCTGCGATAGGTGTCGTCCGCGCAGCCGATTCGACGGTTTCCGATTTCACCTTTCGTGACATTCGAATCGAGTCACCGTTTCTCTGCCGTCCGATCGCGATCTACAGCGTCGATACCAACAGGATAAACCCCGGTTGGTTCGGCCGCACTTCGTCGACTCGCCATAGCCGCATGCGGAACCTGAGTTTCGAAAACATCACCGTCACGAGCCCACTCATCCAAATGGAGTCGTTGATCGGCAGCGACTACGCTGGTGCGTTAAGCGGCATTCGCTTCCGCAACTTAAGGATCAACGGAGCTCGAGTCACTGAACGCAACGCCGAACGGTTCTTTCAGTTCGGTCCCAACTGCGATGATCAGACGGTCACTTTTGAGTGAGCCGGGCGTTGGCTGACCGTTGGTTTTCTTTCTGAGCCACACGCGATGGATTCCCGGCGGGTTGCAACGGCCGCCAGGTTACGAGCAGCAACGTGGGCGTGGAGCGTCGTCCCAGCGATCGGCAGCAGGGACTCGGGACCACTACCAGCCGCGTGGCCCCCGCTCCGCAGCACATCTTTTGCAGTAAGCTTTTGCGGTAAGCTCAATCGGCTGTTCGACGAGGCCATCTGGGTAGCGTCCTGTTTGTGACGCGGAACGCCTTCAGCGCCGCGACTACCGTTCGTCGTTCTCCGCTCTGGTCGTGCGATTTCTCCATGTGGAGAATTATACCAGCAGAAACGTGCATGTGCTGGTGCTTTTGTCCACATGTGCGCGCAGGAGCGGCCCTGCATGTCCGCTGGCCGGTCCGCAACTCTCACCGCGTCAGGACAAGATTGTCCCGGTGGATGACCTCGGCATACCGCACCCCGCCGAGAAGCTCGGAGATCGCGGCAGAGCGTTTGCCGGCGATCTTGCGCACGGTCTGTGCGTCGTAGTTCGTCAGACCGCGGGCCAGTTCCCGCCCCTGCGGATCGACCAGCGCGACCACCGATCCGCGATCGAATTCCCCCTCCACGCCGGCAATGCCGATCGCCAGCAGCGAACGGCCCTGCTCTTCGATCGCCCGGACGGCACCGGTGTCGATCGTGACCTTGCCGCGGGGGGGAACGGTAAAGCCGATCCACCGCTTCCAGGCGGGAACGCTCGTCCCCTTGGCGAGGAACAGCGTGCCGACTTCGTCGCCGTCCAGAATCCGGTCGAGGACCTGCGGGTCGGTGCCGTTGGCAATGATGACGCATTCGCCGACGGCGGTGGCGGTTCGGACGGCGTCCAGCTTCGATTTCATGCCGCCGGTGCCACGGGTGCTCTGCTGGTCGGACGCCATCCCCATCAGCTCGTCGTCCCAGGACTCGACCAGGGGGATGTGCTGTGCCTGTGGATCGGACGGGTCCCGGTCGTACAGGCCGTCGACGATCGAGAGGATCACCAGCAGCGGGTCGTGCAGCAGGTTGGTGACCATCGCGGCCAGCCGGTCATTGTCGCCGAACTTGATCTCGTTGATGCTGACGGTGTCGTTCTCGTTGATGATCGGGACGACGCCATATTCGAACAGCGTGTTGATCGTGTTGCGAACGTTCAGGTAGCGGGAGCGGTTCTTGAAGTCGTTGGCGGTCACGAGGATCTGGGCGGCATGGGTGCCGAACCGCTGGAACGCCTCGTTGTAGA
This region includes:
- a CDS encoding efflux RND transporter permease subunit, which translates into the protein MARNAIAANLLMVILLGGGIWSAFVIQKEVFPQFQLDVVEISVGYPGAAPTEVEQGILRPIEEAVRGIEGIREITSEAREGRGQMLIELVAGRDRMLAFQDIDQAVSRIQTFPDDIEQPEVSLQSEQQEVMQINLYGPVDAWTLRQLAEQLRDQLLAREQITQVDLDDPPEYVTHVEIPRERLREYGLTLPDIAQTIRASSQDVAAGAVQTTAGEVLLRVRGRRQRADEFAELEVVSGSDGSAVLLGDIATIRDGFEEGGFHPQFDQTPAAELNVYRVGSQSPIDVAEAVTQTLKEFESALPPGVKWRIDSNNAEEFNRRLTLVMENAVLAVVIVLLILSLFLEVRLAFWVMVGMAVSFIGGLLFLPVAGESVNMISLFGFLVVLGIVVDDAVVVGENVYEKRQEERHYLKAAIEGTREVSGPVIFSILTNIVAFVPLLFIPGETGKFWGPLPIVVIIVLSLSLIESLFILPAHLAHAQEAGKKPHSLGSRLHGAQQAFSRGFSRVVEIIYQPILRFCLRWRYVTASAALALFVIVGGYATSTHMGMILMPEVSADEIEAGVRMPVGTTPDQAAEIAAVVTEATLRMFDEQNLHEVAQGVKTNVRRGNFIDVEIVMKPPDERDITANEVIELWRDQIGDLPGVDQVTFEAESGPGGFRQDISIDLSHSDIDVLEKASQDLVARAESFTNTRDVSDNYNKGKSQYDFLLRPEGRALGLTDDELGDQLRGAFFGSLALRLLRGTNEIEVRVKLPEEQRQDIHHLEDLIIRTPGGTEVPLLDVADVEIDEAFTSINRRNGRRVVNVSMDVEPKRATSQMINALRTKELPELRENYPGLTWTFQGSDAEMREATASLWGYFGLAMVVIYALLAIAFSDYIQPLIVLVAIPFGIVGAVIGHIVLGYDLSIVSLMGVIALSGVVVNDSLIMVDYANRRRDRQSAMEAISQAGIRRFRPIMLTTATTFGGLIPLIFETSFQAQYIIPMAISLGFGILFATAIILVLVPCLYLIFEDLRFGTSTSGT
- a CDS encoding efflux RND transporter periplasmic adaptor subunit yields the protein MVLGSVEPAQEIVLSPRVSGQVLELAPNFVPGGMVQKGDLLLQIDPADFTSVLSERQSALQQAEASLEIERGRQSLARKELDLLVDTIEEANRSLVLREPQIKSIRAQVDAAKALVARAQLELDRTKIEAPFDAQILSRSVNVGSQVAPGDELARLVGIEKYWVIATVPVRSLHWVQFSEADGEGSSATLHNPNTWLPGAERHATVSRMIGALDQQTRLARVVMTVEDPLARNTEGPPLILDTLLQAHINGRPIEDVIRLDRDYVHERDTVWVMKDGKLEIRETDIVFRDADHAYIQDGLESGEEVVTTTLATVANGIGLRKVNESAPEDESLNTEAAD
- a CDS encoding TolC family protein; this encodes MWHRYRVSTVLGALLLLQSAGCALSREQVWTAPETPHGRAEYAPHFRITETPVDQPTTASSSPGRANVSPPAEVAADDVVRLGEPSRPSAVEPASWQKLQDLPDLVIPPPAAAPPPAVASGEESQEPPPAYPPYSPDIDGGNLATATEQIVVPVPPPPQGWVKRLLNRVGCADDETPEPLLIEAAYFSSSGEVPAPDRWWTTFNNWDLNRQIEYSLGENLTLASALQRLRAAAALARREESDLLPDLNGVSNAEGTFRSFGPDDGLFSLGLDASYQVDLWGQIESRVEAEWLRASATREDYHAIALTLSAEIARAWFSLIEAHAQLELLDEQLETNLLGLKLQETRFRGGDERVGSADVLRQRQLVESTREQMVIARSRVDVLEHRLAVLEGRPPQDATYDVGSSLPALQPLPSTGLPSGLVHRRPDVRRDYLALLAADRDLAAAITDRYPRLDLGGSLTTLATRSTNLLQDWVFVIAGQVFAPILDGGQRQAEIDRTDAVLRQLIADYGQTVLVAFSEVEDALALEYYQSQRVESLQKQYDLARQASKELRDRYFGFGEEIGETEYLDVLTATTTEQRLQRDILSARLNLILTRISLYLALAGGFDPNPQYHLGIGPPHTVIDERPFQATNSTPLDTDPGLDRRLPLHLRSGGSHDRGDQPDATDRTADRGHAEVGSAR
- a CDS encoding glycoside hydrolase family protein, whose amino-acid sequence is MALIKVTCPRILYQGLGEFRLGDVGVLFFSKQDSKRISCRPMYCMRALAVVCALAPVAARAEVVVYPAYAETDRSPHYEVTVTQGRRTKESFTFFSSLKQSYPVYRADGTKESTFDSFAFGRGQDMTCHSATTLSFDGGPVTFRVRIRPGAKHISLPLTDARILPTSCRIPARVVGGDTIVFTMRKPEKVVVVPNYQKVWDHYVSLGRGHEPVSRHQDFQREMRAPTYRGRKLPNGEGFRNPLFILAHLPEPTRDIPPKDSASTLVVRPGVRITQRDLDDHDVVWFTSGKHDLSTLGSFPAHAALLHDGQHIYLEGGAYVMARFGYRGNQTRNVRVTGRGVLSGRKHVWITQHGVGDVLPRVNRISGITVTDRAAFGLSTSRNATIDDVALLGAWHPNTDAVSVTEGATVENCLFVSGDDSVKLLKNPTVRNVVIWHGANAHPLMVQANQPYDFKSGLVEDVDIICYTARLKDNNGAWQKWARISDAAIGVVRAADSTVSDFTFRDIRIESPFLCRPIAIYSVDTNRINPGWFGRTSSTRHSRMRNLSFENITVTSPLIQMESLIGSDYAGALSGIRFRNLRINGARVTERNAERFFQFGPNCDDQTVTFE
- the proB gene encoding glutamate 5-kinase, producing the protein MANLVRREVVESARTIVVKVGTNVLTRPDDTLDLSRIASLSDQIHRVRQTGRQVVLVSSGAVGAGLSILGLKKRPDDLAHLQAAAASGQAHLIHLYNEAFQRFGTHAAQILVTANDFKNRSRYLNVRNTINTLFEYGVVPIINENDTVSINEIKFGDNDRLAAMVTNLLHDPLLVILSIVDGLYDRDPSDPQAQHIPLVESWDDELMGMASDQQSTRGTGGMKSKLDAVRTATAVGECVIIANGTDPQVLDRILDGDEVGTLFLAKGTSVPAWKRWIGFTVPPRGKVTIDTGAVRAIEEQGRSLLAIGIAGVEGEFDRGSVVALVDPQGRELARGLTNYDAQTVRKIAGKRSAAISELLGGVRYAEVIHRDNLVLTR